The following are encoded together in the Glycine max cultivar Williams 82 chromosome 8, Glycine_max_v4.0, whole genome shotgun sequence genome:
- the LBD35 gene encoding LBD domain-containing transcription factor — MKLSCNGCRILRKGCGEDCAIRPCLEWINTPQAQANATLFLAKFYGRAGLVNLIDSAPQHNGPAVFKSLLYEACGRIANPTFGSVGLFWTGEWAQCQAAVDAVLAGSQIKVVGASDSQGIATHGDEHVAQILGIRHVSKDAEMDHVKGRAKKIKRSRTVIKPKPQVSSIDSAAMLKLTWSREPGRSEGDSEETVEAMLVSQNKPSRNGGVEMDLDLTLG, encoded by the exons ATGAAGTTGAGTTGCAATGGGTGTCGCATTCTCCGCAAAGGTTGTGGTGAGGATTGTGCCATAAGGCCATGCCTCGAGTGGATCAACACTCCTCAGGCCCAAGCCAACGCTACCCTCTTCCTTGCCAAATTCTATGGTCGTGCTGGCTTGGTCAACCTCATCGATTCTGCCCCACAACACAATGGACCTG CTGTATTCAAGTCACTATTGTATGAGGCATGTGGGAGAATTGCGAATCCGACATTTGGGTCAGTGGGCTTGTTTTGGACCGGTGAGTGGGCCCAATGCCAAGCTGCCGTTGATGCTGTGCTAGCTGGGTCCCAGATCAAGGTCGTGGGAGCTTCCGATTCGCAGGGGATTGCGACACATGGCGACGAGCATGTTGCCCAAATCCTTGGCATTCGCCACGTGTCCAAAGATGCTGAAATGGACCATGTGAAAGGAAGAGCCAAGAAGATCAAGAGATCTAGGACAGTGATCAAGCCAAAGCCACAAGTGAGTTCAATTGACTCGGCTGCGATGTTGAAGCTGACTTGGAGCCGTGAGCCAGGAAGGTCCGAGGGTGATAGTGAGGAAACTGTGGAAGCTATGTTGGTGAGCCAAAACAAGCCGAGTCGTAATGGTGGAGTTGAGATGGATTTGGATCTCACTCTCGGCTAG